Within Flagellimonas maritima, the genomic segment ATTGTGTTTGGTTAAAAAAAAAGCCCACATTGGCCGAAGTTTTGTACAAACTCCAAATTACAGGTTTAGGGCTACCAAGCTGCTCAAGGATCCCTATACGAGTAGGGCCTGCTTTTACAACTTAAACTCACCCTTTTCAAATATAATAGTGTTGAGTTTGTCAAAAAATAATTACCAATGTGGGCAGTAATAATATTTTATTTAAAAGAACTTATTCGCCAAGTTTGGAATGTACCAAATCATTTAAGGCCCTTAAGCGCTCAAATGCTGCTTTGGAATTCTCCGAACGGTCTATTCCGCCTTGCTCAATTTTAGAGGCAAATTGCAGTGCGCACATGGCCAAGACATCCTGTTTGTCCCGTACGGCGTAATTTTGCTCAAATTTTTTGGCAAGATTGTCTATATTCTTAGCCGCTTTACGCAATCCTTCCTCTTGCTTGGGGTCTATGGTCAAAGGATATACCCTATCCGCAATAGAAAGCTTTATTTTGAGCTTTTCCTCCATATTATATTTACAAACTAATCTGCAAGTTTGGCGATACAAACATCCAGTTCGCGAATCAATGTATTTATTTTGAGCTTAGCTTCTGTTTTATTAGTATTACTACCCAACATTGTGTTTGCCATTTTTAGGGAATTGTACTTTTCTTCCCATTCCAAAACGACGTTCTGTTTTAGTTGGTTTTCCTCTTTTGCAAGGTTCAGTTCATCCTTTAATTTGGTGTTGGACTGATGCAACAATTCTAACTTGTGCAACAATTTGCTCACTTTATTCTCCAGAGAATCAACAATCTCAACTAGTTCGCCCATATGCAAACAACAATGCGTATCAAA encodes:
- a CDS encoding cell division protein ZapA, whose amino-acid sequence is MEEKLKIKLSIADRVYPLTIDPKQEEGLRKAAKNIDNLAKKFEQNYAVRDKQDVLAMCALQFASKIEQGGIDRSENSKAAFERLRALNDLVHSKLGE